Proteins encoded within one genomic window of Mycolicibacterium aubagnense:
- the acnA gene encoding aconitate hydratase AcnA, whose protein sequence is MSSNSFGARDTLVVGENSYEIFRLDAVPGTEKLPYSLKVLAENLLRTEDGANITKDHILALANWDPSAEPSIEIQFTPARVIMQDFTGVPCVVDLATMREAVTALGGDPNKVNPLSPAEMVIDHSVILDVFGTADAYEKNVALEYERNSERYQFLRWGQGAFDDFKVVPPGTGIVHQVNIEYLARTVMVRNGQAYPDTCVGTDSHTTMENGLGVLGWGVGGIEAEAAMLGQPVSMLIPRVVGFKLTGEIRPGVTATDVVLTVTDMLRKHGVVGKFVEFYGKGVAEVPLANRATLGNMSPEFGSTCAIFPIDEETINYLRLTGRTDEQLALVEAYAKTQGMWHDADHEPAFSEYLELDLSTVVPSIAGPKRPQDRILLSESKIAFRKDIHNYVEEQHPADHTKLDEAVEESFPASDPAALSFADDGAVNVQSAANGAEGRPSKPIRVKGERGEFILDHGAVAVAGITSCTNTSNPSVMIGAALLARNAVEKGLTTKPWVKTNMAPGSQVVTDYYEKAGLWPYLEKLGYYLGGYGCTTCIGNTGPLPEEISKAINEEDLTVTAVLSGNRNFEGRISPDVKMNYLASPPLVIAYGLAGTMDFDFETDSLGKDTNGNDVFLKDIWPSAQEIDDTIKSAISQDMFRKSYADVFKGDDNWRNLSTPDGDTFAWDDASTYVRKAPYFDGMQMEPSPVTDIKGARVMALLGDSVTTDHISPAGPIKPGTPAADYLDAHGVARKDYNSLGSRRGNHEVMVRGTFANIRLQNRILDTIGLEGTQGGYTRDFTQEGGPKEFIYNACMNYQKAGIPLVVLGGKEYGSGSSRDWAAKGTTLLGVKAVITESFERIHRSNLIGMGVIPLQFPAGESAKSLGLDGTETFDITGIEELNAGKTPKTVSVTATKEDGQTVQFDAVVRIDTPGEADYYRNGGILQYVLRNMLRSDS, encoded by the coding sequence GTGAGCAGCAATTCATTTGGAGCCCGTGACACGCTCGTTGTCGGGGAAAACAGCTATGAGATTTTCCGCCTCGATGCGGTACCGGGTACCGAGAAGCTTCCCTACAGCCTGAAGGTGCTTGCGGAGAACCTGCTGCGCACCGAAGACGGCGCAAACATCACCAAGGACCACATCCTGGCCCTCGCCAACTGGGATCCCTCGGCCGAGCCGAGCATCGAGATCCAGTTCACCCCGGCCCGCGTGATCATGCAGGACTTCACCGGCGTGCCCTGCGTCGTCGACCTGGCCACCATGCGTGAGGCCGTCACCGCCCTCGGCGGCGACCCGAACAAGGTCAACCCGCTCTCGCCCGCCGAGATGGTCATCGACCACTCCGTCATCCTCGACGTGTTCGGCACCGCCGACGCCTACGAGAAGAACGTCGCCCTCGAGTACGAGCGCAACTCCGAGCGTTACCAGTTCCTGCGCTGGGGCCAGGGCGCCTTCGACGACTTCAAGGTCGTCCCGCCGGGCACCGGCATCGTCCACCAGGTCAACATCGAGTACCTGGCCCGCACCGTCATGGTCCGGAACGGCCAGGCCTACCCCGACACCTGTGTGGGTACCGACAGCCACACCACCATGGAGAACGGCCTGGGCGTGCTGGGCTGGGGCGTCGGCGGTATCGAGGCCGAGGCCGCCATGCTGGGCCAGCCCGTCTCGATGCTGATCCCGCGCGTCGTCGGCTTCAAGCTGACGGGCGAAATCCGGCCGGGCGTGACCGCCACCGACGTGGTGCTGACCGTCACCGACATGCTGCGCAAGCACGGCGTCGTCGGCAAGTTCGTCGAGTTCTACGGCAAGGGCGTCGCCGAGGTGCCGCTGGCCAATCGCGCCACCCTCGGCAACATGAGCCCCGAGTTCGGCTCGACCTGCGCGATCTTCCCGATCGACGAAGAGACCATCAACTACCTGCGTCTGACCGGCCGCACCGACGAGCAGCTGGCGCTGGTGGAGGCGTACGCCAAGACCCAGGGCATGTGGCACGACGCCGACCACGAGCCGGCGTTCTCCGAGTACCTCGAGCTGGACCTCTCGACGGTCGTGCCGTCCATCGCCGGCCCGAAGCGCCCGCAGGACCGAATCCTGTTGTCGGAGAGCAAGATCGCGTTCCGCAAGGACATCCACAACTACGTGGAGGAGCAGCACCCGGCCGACCACACCAAGCTCGACGAGGCCGTCGAGGAGTCGTTCCCGGCTTCCGACCCGGCCGCCCTGTCGTTCGCGGACGACGGTGCCGTCAACGTGCAGTCCGCCGCCAACGGCGCCGAGGGCCGGCCGAGCAAGCCGATTCGGGTCAAGGGCGAGCGCGGCGAGTTCATCCTCGACCACGGCGCCGTCGCGGTCGCGGGCATCACCTCCTGCACCAACACCTCCAACCCGTCGGTCATGATCGGCGCGGCCCTGCTGGCCCGCAACGCCGTCGAGAAGGGCCTGACCACCAAGCCGTGGGTCAAGACCAACATGGCCCCGGGCTCGCAGGTCGTCACCGACTACTACGAGAAGGCCGGCCTGTGGCCGTACCTGGAGAAGCTGGGCTACTACCTCGGCGGTTACGGCTGCACCACGTGTATCGGTAACACCGGCCCGCTGCCGGAGGAGATCTCCAAGGCCATCAACGAAGAGGACCTGACCGTCACCGCGGTGCTGTCCGGTAACCGCAACTTCGAGGGCCGCATCTCCCCCGACGTCAAGATGAACTACCTGGCCTCGCCGCCACTGGTCATCGCGTACGGGCTCGCGGGCACCATGGACTTCGACTTCGAGACCGACTCGCTGGGCAAGGACACCAACGGCAACGACGTCTTCTTGAAGGACATCTGGCCATCGGCTCAGGAGATCGACGACACCATCAAGAGCGCCATCAGCCAGGACATGTTCCGCAAGTCCTACGCCGACGTGTTCAAGGGCGACGACAACTGGCGGAACCTGTCGACGCCGGACGGCGACACCTTCGCCTGGGACGACGCCTCGACCTACGTCCGCAAGGCGCCGTACTTCGACGGCATGCAGATGGAGCCGTCGCCCGTCACCGACATCAAGGGCGCTCGCGTCATGGCCCTGCTGGGCGACTCGGTGACCACCGACCACATCAGCCCGGCCGGTCCGATCAAGCCGGGGACTCCGGCCGCGGACTACCTGGACGCCCACGGTGTGGCCCGCAAGGACTACAACTCCCTCGGCAGCCGTCGTGGCAACCACGAGGTCATGGTCCGCGGCACCTTCGCCAACATCCGCCTGCAGAACCGGATCCTCGACACCATCGGCCTGGAGGGCACGCAGGGTGGTTACACCCGCGACTTCACGCAGGAGGGTGGCCCGAAGGAGTTCATCTACAACGCGTGCATGAACTACCAGAAGGCCGGCATCCCGCTGGTCGTGCTGGGCGGCAAGGAATACGGTTCGGGTAGCTCGCGGGACTGGGCCGCCAAGGGCACCACGCTGCTCGGCGTCAAGGCCGTCATCACCGAGTCGTTCGAGCGCATCCACCGGTCCAACCTGATCGGCATGGGCGTCATCCCGCTGCAGTTCCCGGCCGGCGAGAGCGCCAAGTCGCTGGGCCTGGACGGTACCGAGACCTTCGACATCACCGGTATCGAGGAGCTCAACGCCGGCAAGACGCCGAAGACCGTGAGTGTCACCGCCACCAAAGAAGACGGGCAGACGGTTCAATTCGACGCCGTGGTCCGCATCGACACGCCCGGTGAGGCCGACTACTACCGCAACGGCGGCATCCTGCAGTACGTGCTGCGGAACATGCTGCGTTCGGATAGCTAG
- a CDS encoding Rv1476 family membrane protein produces MPFIPAFIPPDVCATVGQDPVTTPVDVCMATVITQVRDGGVSAPGIAPAKPPATPQEANQAAAAAKEAAALRQVVADAHAKGIDLKIVVLPTSPGIDTPLRDVAADVGHHYPESTVLTLSPGFAGAVSPTYDRVLLEAGQDLAKTPSVVQSSKNFVSQLETPIFPWTSFTLVVILGVVAAAVGTRFLQVRARKASATAAPVNGAETATE; encoded by the coding sequence ATGCCGTTCATCCCGGCATTCATTCCGCCGGACGTCTGCGCCACGGTCGGGCAGGACCCGGTCACAACCCCCGTCGACGTCTGCATGGCGACGGTGATCACGCAGGTGCGCGATGGTGGGGTGAGCGCGCCGGGTATCGCGCCGGCGAAGCCTCCGGCCACACCGCAGGAAGCGAACCAGGCCGCGGCGGCCGCGAAGGAAGCCGCCGCCCTGCGCCAGGTGGTTGCCGACGCCCACGCCAAGGGCATCGACCTCAAGATCGTGGTGCTGCCCACGAGTCCGGGCATCGACACCCCGTTGCGCGACGTCGCCGCCGATGTCGGTCATCACTACCCGGAGTCGACGGTGTTGACGCTCAGCCCTGGCTTCGCCGGCGCGGTCAGCCCGACGTATGACCGCGTGCTCCTGGAGGCGGGTCAGGACCTGGCGAAGACACCGAGCGTCGTGCAGTCGTCGAAGAATTTCGTGAGCCAGCTGGAAACGCCGATATTTCCGTGGACATCGTTCACTCTGGTGGTCATCCTCGGCGTGGTAGCGGCTGCTGTCGGCACTCGGTTCCTGCAGGTCCGAGCCCGCAAAGCCAGCGCCACGGCCGCGCCGGTGAATGGCGCCGAGACCGCAACGGAGTAG
- the ripA gene encoding NlpC/P60 family peptidoglycan endopeptidase RipA: MGPRVRGHGIRPFVVGLGSRVGTGSLVFGIATAAVIGPGVGLAAAQPGGSEIAALVTDLANANQKLEDLGASIQTRQESVNKAIADVQTARDNAATAQQSIEENQRQLADANAAIAAAQAHFDKYAEAAYINGPSANYLTATDPGEMINTAATGQALTISSQEAITDLQRTRTELANRESAARLAKQKADQAVKDAQASQDDAVKALTDARSTFSEQQTQLDQLVSQRNAAQAKLDAVRTQWAGKNSGPAPAAGTPAADPGRYAANWDGAPGAAGGPQKWDDGGWDPTLPKIPSANIPGDPIAVINNVLGMTATSAQVTQQMGHSFLQKLGLVPADVTKTGYTNGAIPRVYGKQASEYVIKRAMSQIGVPYSWGGGTAAGPSTGIDSGSGTVGFDCSGLIMYAFAGVGIKLPHYSGNQYEAGRKIPTSQARRGDVIFYGPGGSQHVTLYLGDGKMLEAPYTGSDVHISPVRTSGMTPYVIRYIEY, encoded by the coding sequence ATGGGACCCAGAGTCAGGGGACACGGCATTCGCCCCTTTGTCGTCGGGCTGGGCAGTCGCGTGGGCACCGGATCGCTCGTGTTCGGCATTGCGACCGCGGCAGTCATCGGACCCGGCGTCGGCCTCGCCGCAGCCCAGCCCGGCGGCAGCGAGATCGCCGCTCTGGTCACCGACCTCGCCAACGCCAACCAGAAACTCGAGGACCTGGGCGCCTCGATCCAGACCCGGCAGGAATCGGTCAACAAGGCCATCGCCGACGTGCAGACCGCCCGCGACAACGCCGCCACAGCGCAACAGTCCATCGAGGAGAACCAGCGCCAGCTGGCCGACGCCAACGCTGCGATCGCCGCAGCACAGGCTCACTTCGACAAGTACGCCGAGGCCGCCTACATCAATGGGCCATCCGCCAACTACCTGACCGCCACCGATCCCGGCGAGATGATCAACACGGCCGCCACCGGTCAGGCCCTGACCATCAGCTCGCAGGAGGCCATCACCGACCTGCAGCGCACCCGGACCGAACTGGCCAATCGCGAATCCGCCGCCCGGCTGGCCAAGCAGAAGGCCGACCAGGCCGTCAAAGACGCGCAGGCCAGCCAGGACGACGCGGTCAAGGCCCTGACGGACGCCCGGTCCACCTTCTCCGAGCAGCAGACCCAATTGGATCAGCTGGTCAGCCAGCGCAACGCCGCTCAGGCCAAGCTCGACGCCGTACGCACACAATGGGCGGGGAAGAACAGCGGTCCGGCCCCGGCGGCCGGTACGCCTGCGGCCGACCCCGGCCGCTACGCCGCCAACTGGGACGGCGCGCCCGGCGCCGCCGGCGGTCCCCAGAAATGGGACGACGGCGGCTGGGACCCGACCCTGCCCAAGATCCCCAGTGCCAACATCCCCGGCGATCCGATCGCCGTCATCAACAACGTGCTCGGCATGACGGCCACCTCGGCGCAGGTCACCCAGCAGATGGGGCACAGCTTCCTGCAGAAGCTCGGTCTGGTTCCGGCCGACGTCACCAAGACCGGCTACACCAATGGCGCCATCCCGCGCGTCTACGGCAAGCAGGCCTCCGAATACGTCATCAAGCGCGCCATGTCGCAGATCGGGGTGCCGTACTCGTGGGGTGGCGGCACCGCCGCCGGCCCGAGCACGGGCATCGACTCGGGCTCCGGCACCGTCGGTTTCGACTGCTCCGGCCTGATCATGTATGCCTTCGCGGGCGTCGGGATCAAGCTGCCGCACTACTCGGGAAACCAGTACGAAGCGGGCCGCAAGATCCCCACCTCGCAGGCCCGTCGCGGCGACGTCATCTTCTACGGCCCGGGTGGCAGCCAGCACGTCACGCTGTACCTCGGCGACGGCAAGATGCTCGAAGCGCCGTACACCGGTTCGGACGTGCACATCTCCCCGGTTCGTACCAGCGGCATGACGCCGTACGTGATCCGCTACATCGAATACTGA
- the ripB gene encoding NlpC/P60 family peptidoglycan endopeptidase RipB yields the protein MQGKEFHRRDVLAGVGALALTFAIGRAPRAVADPDGGWDPTLPAKASSGAPGDPVAIANASFQVSQLALQTTQNLGQSFLSSLGLGGKPSGGGGGTAMMMPGGRVGGKQAIEYVIRRGGSQMGVPYSWGGGTLTGPGPGVDYDAGKIGYDCSGFTRYAYAGVGVQIPKYSGDQYNTGRAIAPSEAKRGDLIFYGPGGSQHVTIYLGGGKMLEASGSAGKVTVSPVRMAGMSPHLSRIIET from the coding sequence TTGCAGGGCAAGGAATTTCACCGGAGAGACGTCCTCGCGGGTGTCGGCGCACTGGCGCTGACATTCGCGATCGGCCGTGCGCCGCGTGCCGTTGCCGACCCCGACGGCGGGTGGGACCCGACGCTGCCCGCGAAGGCCAGCTCTGGCGCTCCCGGTGACCCGGTCGCCATCGCCAACGCGTCGTTCCAGGTCAGTCAGCTGGCTCTGCAGACCACGCAGAACCTCGGCCAGAGCTTCCTGTCCAGCCTGGGGTTGGGCGGCAAGCCCAGCGGTGGTGGCGGCGGGACGGCCATGATGATGCCGGGCGGCCGCGTCGGCGGTAAGCAGGCCATCGAATACGTGATCCGGCGCGGCGGCTCCCAGATGGGCGTGCCGTACTCCTGGGGCGGCGGCACCCTGACCGGCCCGGGGCCCGGCGTGGACTACGACGCCGGCAAGATCGGCTACGACTGTTCCGGGTTCACGCGCTACGCCTACGCCGGCGTGGGCGTCCAGATCCCGAAGTACTCGGGCGACCAGTACAACACCGGCCGCGCCATCGCGCCGTCGGAAGCCAAGCGCGGTGACCTGATCTTCTACGGACCCGGCGGCAGCCAGCACGTCACGATCTACCTCGGCGGCGGAAAGATGCTGGAAGCGTCCGGCAGCGCCGGAAAGGTGACGGTCAGCCCGGTCCGGATGGCCGGCATGTCGCCGCACCTGTCCCGCATCATCGAGACCTGA
- the moxR1 gene encoding chaperone MoxR1, whose translation MTSPSGPPDGAGGYPGSAPTQGYPPGAHAAAPSAQQPISGTLQSEVHALERAIFEVKRIIVGQDLLVERMLVGLLAKGHVLLEGVPGVAKTLAVETFAKVVGGSFARIQFTPDLVPTDIVGTRIYRVGKEEFDIELGPVMVNFLLADEINRAPAKVQSALLEVMAERKISIGGKTFPLPSPFLVMATQNPIEQEGVYQLPEAQRDRFLFKLNVGYPSPEEEREIIYRMGVKPPEPKQILTTEELLHLQDVAANVFVHHALVDYVVRIVTATREPEKFGMPDAKAWIAYGASPRASLGIISASRALALVRGRDYVIPQDVVEVIPDVLRHRLVLTYDALADEVSAETVVNRILQTVALPQVNAIPQQGHSVPPVMAGAAGAIGR comes from the coding sequence ATGACGTCACCGAGTGGGCCACCGGACGGCGCCGGAGGCTACCCAGGCTCGGCTCCCACGCAGGGTTACCCGCCCGGGGCGCACGCCGCCGCGCCCAGCGCACAGCAGCCCATCAGCGGGACGTTGCAGTCCGAGGTGCACGCCCTCGAGCGCGCGATCTTCGAGGTCAAGCGCATCATCGTCGGCCAGGACCTGCTGGTCGAGCGGATGCTGGTGGGTCTGCTCGCCAAGGGCCACGTGCTGCTCGAAGGCGTGCCGGGTGTCGCCAAGACCCTGGCCGTCGAAACCTTCGCCAAGGTGGTCGGCGGCTCGTTCGCCCGCATCCAGTTCACCCCGGACCTGGTGCCCACCGACATCGTCGGTACCCGCATCTACCGGGTCGGCAAGGAAGAGTTCGACATCGAACTCGGCCCGGTGATGGTCAACTTCCTGCTTGCCGACGAGATCAACCGCGCGCCCGCCAAGGTGCAGTCGGCGCTGCTGGAGGTCATGGCCGAGCGCAAGATCTCCATCGGCGGCAAGACCTTCCCGCTCCCCAGCCCCTTCCTGGTCATGGCGACCCAGAACCCCATCGAGCAGGAGGGCGTCTACCAGCTCCCCGAAGCGCAGCGCGACCGCTTCCTGTTCAAACTCAACGTCGGCTACCCGTCGCCCGAGGAAGAGCGCGAGATCATCTACCGGATGGGCGTCAAGCCGCCGGAGCCCAAGCAGATCCTCACCACCGAGGAACTGCTGCACCTGCAGGACGTGGCCGCCAACGTCTTCGTGCACCACGCGCTCGTCGACTACGTGGTGCGCATCGTCACCGCTACGCGTGAACCGGAGAAGTTCGGGATGCCGGACGCCAAGGCCTGGATCGCCTACGGCGCCTCGCCGCGTGCCTCGCTGGGCATCATCAGCGCCTCGCGCGCGCTGGCGCTGGTGCGGGGACGAGACTACGTCATTCCGCAGGACGTCGTCGAGGTCATCCCGGATGTGTTGCGCCACCGCCTCGTGCTGACCTACGATGCGCTCGCCGACGAGGTCTCCGCCGAGACCGTCGTCAACCGCATCCTCCAGACCGTCGCACTGCCCCAGGTGAATGCCATTCCGCAGCAAGGGCATTCGGTTCCGCCTGTGATGGCCGGCGCGGCTGGGGCCATCGGTCGGTGA
- a CDS encoding DUF58 domain-containing protein — MTAPGSDQPAAPRSGRSVDLPSLQRGQIRDPELSAALRKLELTVRRKLDGVLHGDHQGLMPGPGSEPGESRLYQPGDDVRRMDWSVTARTTHPHVRQMIADRELETWLVVDMSASLDFGTAGCEKRDLAVAAAAAIAFLNSGGGNRLGAIISNGDTVRRVPALSGRLHEQELLRAIATTPKAPVGVRGDLAAAIDALRRPERRRGMAVIISDFLGPINWMRPLRAIAGRHEVLGIEIIDPRDVELPAIGDVVLQDAESGITKEFTIDEQLRDDFARAAQAHRDEVARTLRRCDAPLLTLRTDRDWIADVVRFVASRRRGAMAAR, encoded by the coding sequence GTGACCGCTCCCGGGTCTGATCAGCCGGCTGCGCCGCGGTCCGGCCGGTCGGTCGATCTGCCGTCATTGCAGCGCGGCCAGATTCGTGACCCCGAACTGTCGGCTGCACTGCGCAAGCTCGAGCTCACCGTCCGACGCAAGCTGGACGGTGTCCTGCACGGTGACCACCAGGGTCTGATGCCCGGACCGGGTTCCGAGCCGGGCGAGTCCCGGCTCTACCAGCCCGGCGACGATGTGCGCCGGATGGACTGGTCCGTGACTGCCCGCACCACCCATCCCCACGTCCGGCAGATGATCGCCGACCGGGAGCTCGAGACCTGGCTGGTTGTCGACATGTCGGCAAGTCTGGATTTCGGCACCGCCGGCTGCGAGAAGCGGGATCTGGCCGTCGCCGCGGCGGCCGCCATCGCCTTCCTCAACAGCGGCGGCGGCAACCGGCTCGGCGCCATCATCTCCAACGGCGACACCGTGCGCCGGGTGCCGGCGTTGTCCGGTCGGCTGCATGAGCAGGAGTTGCTGCGCGCCATCGCCACGACGCCGAAGGCGCCGGTCGGCGTCCGCGGCGATCTGGCGGCGGCCATCGATGCGCTGCGGCGGCCGGAACGGCGTCGCGGTATGGCGGTCATCATCAGCGACTTCCTGGGGCCCATCAACTGGATGCGCCCGCTGCGCGCCATCGCCGGGCGGCACGAGGTGTTGGGCATCGAGATCATCGACCCGCGTGATGTGGAGCTGCCGGCCATCGGCGACGTGGTGCTGCAGGACGCCGAGTCCGGCATCACCAAGGAATTCACCATCGACGAGCAACTCCGTGACGACTTCGCCCGCGCCGCGCAGGCCCACCGCGACGAGGTGGCCCGCACCCTCCGCCGATGCGACGCTCCGCTCCTGACGCTGCGCACCGACCGGGACTGGATCGCCGACGTCGTTCGGTTCGTGGCGAGCCGCCGCCGCGGCGCCATGGCGGCCCGGTAG
- the fabG1 gene encoding 3-oxoacyl-ACP reductase FabG1, translating to MSDSVATESASSPAATPAGGRPAFVSRSVLVTGGNRGIGLAIAQRLAADGHKVAVTHRGSGAPEGLFGVECDVTDTEAIDRAFKEVEEHQGPVEVLVSNAGISKDAFLMRMTEERFTEVINANLTGAFRVTQRASRSMQRKRFGRIIYIGSVSGMWGIGNQANYAAAKAGLIGMARSISRELSKAGVTANVVAPGYIDTEMTRALDERIQEGALEFIPAKRVGTAEEVAGAVSFLASEDAGYIAGAVIPVDGGMGMGH from the coding sequence ATGAGTGACAGTGTTGCCACGGAAAGTGCCAGCTCGCCGGCCGCCACGCCTGCCGGCGGTCGCCCGGCCTTCGTTTCCCGCTCCGTGCTGGTCACCGGTGGTAACCGGGGCATCGGCCTGGCCATCGCACAGCGACTGGCCGCGGACGGCCACAAGGTTGCGGTGACCCACCGCGGTTCCGGTGCGCCCGAGGGCCTGTTCGGCGTCGAGTGTGACGTCACCGACACCGAGGCCATCGATCGTGCGTTCAAAGAGGTCGAGGAGCACCAGGGTCCCGTCGAGGTGCTGGTGTCCAACGCCGGCATCTCCAAGGACGCGTTCCTGATGCGGATGACCGAGGAGCGGTTCACCGAGGTCATCAACGCCAACCTCACCGGCGCGTTCCGGGTGACCCAACGCGCCTCGCGCAGCATGCAGCGCAAGCGCTTCGGCCGCATCATCTACATCGGCTCCGTCTCGGGCATGTGGGGTATCGGCAACCAGGCCAACTACGCCGCCGCCAAGGCCGGCCTGATCGGCATGGCCCGCTCGATCTCCCGTGAGCTCTCGAAGGCCGGCGTCACCGCCAACGTCGTCGCCCCCGGTTACATCGACACCGAGATGACGCGCGCCCTCGACGAGCGCATCCAGGAAGGTGCGCTGGAGTTCATCCCGGCCAAGCGCGTGGGCACCGCCGAAGAGGTCGCCGGTGCGGTGAGCTTCCTTGCGTCCGAGGATGCCGGCTACATCGCCGGTGCGGTGATTCCGGTCGACGGCGGCATGGGCATGGGGCACTGA
- the inhA gene encoding NADH-dependent enoyl-ACP reductase InhA yields MAGLLEGKRILVTGIITDSSIAFHIAKVAQEQGAELVLTGFDRMKLIQRIADRLPNPAPLLELDVQNEEHLASLGERVTEVIGAGNKLDGVVHSIGFMPQSGMGVNPFFDAPYEDVAKGIHISAYSYASLAKALLPIMNEGGGIVGMDFDPTRAMPAYNWMTVAKSALESVNRFVAREAGKFGVRSNLVAAGPIRTLAMSAIVGGALGDEAGQQMQLLEEGWDQRAPIGWNMKDPTPVAKTVCALLSEWLPATTGSIIYADGGASTQLL; encoded by the coding sequence ATGGCAGGTTTGCTCGAAGGCAAGCGGATCCTGGTCACCGGGATCATCACCGACTCGTCCATCGCGTTCCACATCGCGAAGGTCGCCCAGGAGCAGGGCGCCGAGCTGGTGCTCACCGGCTTCGACCGGATGAAGCTCATCCAGCGCATCGCCGACCGGCTGCCGAACCCGGCACCGCTGCTCGAGCTCGACGTGCAGAACGAGGAGCACCTGGCCTCGCTCGGCGAGCGCGTCACCGAGGTGATCGGCGCGGGTAACAAGCTCGACGGCGTCGTGCACTCCATCGGCTTCATGCCGCAGAGCGGCATGGGTGTCAACCCGTTCTTCGACGCCCCGTACGAAGACGTCGCCAAGGGCATCCACATCTCGGCGTACTCGTACGCCTCGCTGGCCAAGGCCCTGCTGCCGATCATGAACGAAGGCGGCGGCATCGTCGGTATGGACTTCGACCCGACCCGCGCCATGCCGGCATACAACTGGATGACGGTCGCCAAGAGCGCTCTCGAGTCGGTCAACCGGTTCGTGGCGCGCGAGGCCGGCAAGTTCGGCGTGCGGTCCAATCTCGTTGCGGCAGGCCCTATCCGGACCCTGGCCATGAGCGCCATCGTCGGTGGCGCGCTGGGCGACGAGGCCGGCCAGCAGATGCAGCTGCTGGAAGAGGGTTGGGACCAGCGCGCGCCGATCGGCTGGAACATGAAGGACCCGACGCCGGTGGCGAAGACCGTCTGTGCGCTGCTGTCCGAATGGCTGCCCGCGACCACCGGTTCGATCATCTACGCCGACGGTGGCGCCAGCACCCAGCTGCTGTGA
- a CDS encoding ferrochelatase produces MDFDALLLLSFGGPDGPDDVRPFLENVTRGRGVPAERLDAVAEHYLHFGGASPINGINRALVSELEAAMPDLPVYFGNRNWDPYIEDTVTAMRDNGVRRAAVFTTSAWGGYSSCRQYVEDIGRGRAAAGPQAPELVKLRQYFDHPLFVEMFAEAIGEAAAQLPAELRDDARLVFTAHSIPVRVDERDGPRLYSRQVGYATRLVAAAAGYDEYDQVWQSRSGPPQIPWLAPDIGDHLATLADAGTKAVIVCPIGFVADHIEVVWDLDNELAEQAAEAGITLARTTTPNADPRFARLAASLVEELRTGAAPVRVEGADPVPGHGCSINGASCLPGCCGD; encoded by the coding sequence GTGGACTTTGACGCACTACTGCTGCTGTCGTTCGGCGGGCCCGACGGCCCCGACGACGTCCGTCCGTTCCTGGAGAACGTGACGCGCGGACGTGGGGTGCCGGCCGAGCGCCTGGATGCCGTCGCCGAGCACTACCTGCATTTCGGGGGAGCGTCGCCGATCAACGGCATCAACCGGGCGCTGGTCTCGGAGCTCGAGGCGGCGATGCCGGATCTGCCGGTGTACTTCGGTAACCGCAACTGGGATCCGTATATCGAAGACACGGTTACGGCCATGCGGGACAACGGAGTTCGTCGCGCCGCGGTGTTCACCACCTCGGCGTGGGGCGGTTACTCCAGCTGCCGGCAGTACGTCGAGGACATCGGACGGGGCCGCGCCGCGGCCGGACCGCAAGCGCCGGAACTGGTGAAGTTGCGCCAGTACTTCGACCATCCGCTGTTCGTCGAGATGTTCGCCGAAGCGATCGGCGAAGCCGCCGCCCAGCTGCCCGCCGAACTGCGCGACGATGCCCGGCTCGTGTTCACCGCACACTCGATTCCCGTCAGGGTCGACGAACGGGACGGGCCGCGGCTCTACAGCCGCCAGGTCGGCTACGCCACCCGGCTGGTCGCCGCCGCCGCCGGATACGACGAGTACGACCAGGTCTGGCAGTCGCGGTCCGGGCCGCCCCAAATCCCTTGGCTGGCCCCGGATATCGGTGATCATCTGGCGACGCTCGCGGACGCCGGCACCAAGGCCGTCATCGTATGCCCCATCGGGTTCGTCGCCGACCACATCGAGGTGGTGTGGGACCTCGACAACGAGCTGGCCGAGCAGGCCGCCGAAGCGGGAATCACGTTGGCGCGCACCACGACTCCCAATGCCGACCCGCGCTTCGCCCGGTTGGCCGCGTCGCTGGTCGAGGAGCTGCGCACGGGAGCGGCGCCGGTGCGGGTCGAGGGCGCGGATCCGGTGCCCGGTCACGGCTGCAGCATCAACGGAGCATCTTGCCTGCCGGGCTGCTGCGGCGACTGA